In one Cercospora beticola chromosome 1, complete sequence genomic region, the following are encoded:
- the SOH1 gene encoding suppressor of hpr1 (BUSCO:EOG09265KF9), with protein MSAPDRSSGEAAVPEYRIHHGGHDRFTLELEFVQMLANPQYLSYLADKKLLENEEFVAYLDYLQYFRDPTYLRYLQYPGPTLRALELLQEERFRKDILSPEVAGRLFHEGMEASTST; from the exons ATGTCTGCACCGGATCGTAGCAGTGGCGAGGCGGCCGTGCCAGAATACAGGATCCATCATGGCGGCCACGACAGATTCACACTGGAGCTCGAG TTTGTGCAGATGCTGGCGAACCCACAATATCTGTCGTACCTCGCGGACAAGAAACTGCTAGAGAACGAAGAGTTCGTGGCATATCTAGATTATCTGCAGTACTTCCGTGATCCGACTTACCTTCGATACCTGCA GTATCCTGGCCCTACCTTGCGAGCCCTGGAGCTGTTACAAGAAGAGCGGTTCCGCAAAGACATTCTCAGCCCAGAAGTTGCGGGACGGCTCTTCCACGAGGGCATGGAAGCGAGCACTTCTACGTGA
- a CDS encoding uncharacterized protein (BUSCO:EOG09263JCT): MPITYHSELRRPYYAGHRSSYLDIIPEDELEAYDRLDDITTPKRTTHRAAAFDMTQETDETAAAKMADLKPPAEDAAGRSSSDSLRPQAEDYLTAGGGSPSGASTPGTPGLSRTSSSEADYGGFDFDPEYPSVDRLSMFDILENLALPQRLERMQNVIHDNAEKLRRQRQKLTRRALSSKNVVVDEWRKRVPVPEEQLDKYRRRMKASVERLNKRWHDNKTVSLLEKISFVTAVLNIFISGYLIGALPEYFHYWYTAQLVYFMPIRWYKYHKIGFHYFLADLCYFVNMLLILSIWFFPQSKRLLISTFCLAFGNNAVAIAMWRNSLVFHSLDKVTSLFIHIMPCATLHVLVHCIPQELQLQRFPAIHTIKYSTSDAPEHYTLKDMIIWATLPYAIWQLSYHFLITVRKRAKIAAGRPTSFTWLRKSYKGNFLGKFVLSFPESLQETVFMFIQYSYALLTMLPCPFWFWYRWASASFMMLVFSWASWNGANFYIEVFGKRMEKELDQLRKEVARMSKSPDITGQDGLAFSPMASPAGPTGSNQMGGGVGSSSALDLGPPADAQGYNSPGTEIDDGLHQRNKSIDAIPLLDGNKSADGQPGKKNI, encoded by the exons ATGCCCATTACCTACCACTCTGAGTTGCGCAGGCCTTACTACGCAGGACATCGCAGCAGCTACCTCGACATCATCCCCGAGGACGAGCTGGAAGCCTACGACCGGCTGGACGATATCACGACTCCGAAGAGGACGACGCACCGAGCCGCCGCGTTCGATATGACGCAGGAAACAGATGAAACGGCGGCCGCAAAGATGGCGGACCTCAAACCTCCCGCCGAAGATGCTGCAGGGCGGTCAAGCAGCGACTCACTTCGCCCACAGGCTGAAGACTATCTGACCGCTGGAGGCGGCTCGCCAAGCGGAGCCAGTACGCCTGGCACGCCAGGGCTGTCGCGAACGAGCAGTTCAGAGGCTGATTATGGTGGCTTCGACTTTGACCCCGAATACCCCAGTGTGGACCGCCTGAGCATGTTCGACATTCTGGAGAACTTGGCATTACCGCAACGCCTCGAGCGCATGCAGAACGTCATCCACGACAACGCTGAGAAGTTGCGTAGACAGAGGCAGAAGCTGACCCGCCGCGCCCTATCCAGCAAGAATGTCGTCGTGGACGAATGGCGCAAGAGGGTGCCTGTTCCAGAGGAACAATTGGACAAATATCGGAGACGTATGAAAGCGTCGGTCGAACGTCTCAACAAAAGATGGCACGACAACAAGACGGTATCCCTGCTGGAGAAGATATCCTTCGTCACTGCGGTGCTGAATATCTTCATATCGGGCTACCTCATAGGTGCTTTACCCGAGTACTTCCACTACTGGTACACTGCCCAGTTGGT CTACTTCATGCCCATACGATGGTACAAGTACCACAAGATTGGCTTCCACTACTTCCTTGCCGATCTTTGCTACTTTGTCAATATGCTCTTGATCCTGTCCATCTGGTTCTTCCCGCAGTCAAAGCGCCTTCTGATCAGCACTTTTTGTCTGGCATTTGGCAATAATGCAGTTGCGATCGCCATGTGGAGGAATAGTCTGGTCTTTCACAGCCTGGACAAAGTAACCTC GTTGTTCATCCACATCATGCCTTGTGCAACGCTTCACGTTCTTGTCCACTGCATACCTCAAgaactgcagctgcagagatTCCCGGCCATTCACACAATCAAGTATTCGACTTCAGATGCACCGGAACACTACACCCTCAAGGATATGATTATCTGGGCGACTCTGCCTTACGCAATCTGGCAATTGTCCTACCATTTTCTCATCACCGTACGAAAACGAGCAAAGATCGCCGCAGGTCGTCCTACGTCGTTCACTTGGCTCCGCAAATCTTACAAAGGCAACTTTCTCGGAAAGTTCGTCCTTTCTTTCCCCGAGTCCCTTCAGGAGACAGTCTTCATGTTCATACAGTATAGCTATGCACTTCTGACTATGCTGCCATGTCCCTTTTGGTTCTGGTATCGATGGGCAAGCGCTAGCTTCATGATGCTGGTCTTCAGCTGGGCAAGCTGGAACGGAGCTAATTTCTACATTGAGGTCTTTGGAAAGAGGATGGAGAAGGAACTGGACCAGCTGAGGAAAGAAGTCGCGCGAATGTCCAAATCGCCCGATATCACGGGACAGGATGGGCTTGCCTTCAGCCCAATGGCTAGCCCTGCTGGCCCCACGGGCAGCAATCAGATGGGCGGAGGAGTGGGCTCATCGAGCGCGCTCGACCTGGGTCCACCAGCCGATGCACAAGGGTACAACAGTCCGGGCACAGAAATTGATGATGGACTTCATCAGAGGAACAAGAGCATCGACGCGATACCGCTGCTCGATGGTAACAAGAGCGCAGATGGACAACCTGGCAAGAAGAACATATAA